Within the Mumia flava genome, the region GACCACTTCGAGGCCCAGGGCGCGCGTGACGGGCTGGTCGAGCTGTCCGGCCAGCTCAAGACCGTCGCCGTGTCACTGATCAAGATCAACAACGACCTGCGCTGGATGGGCTCCGGCCCGCGTACCGGCCTCGGCGAGCTCGCGCTGCCGGACCTGCAGCCGGGCTCGAGCATCATGCCGGGCAAGGTCAATCCGGTCATCCCGGAGGCGGTGCTGATGGTCTGCTCGCAGGTGATCGGCAACGACGCCGCGATCACCGCCGCCGGCCTGTCGGGCAGCTTCGAGCTGAACGTGCAGATGCCGGTGATGGCGCGCTGCCTGCTCGAGTCGATCCGCCTCCTCGGCAACGCGTCGACCGTGCTCGCCGACAAGTGCGTCGCCGGCACGACCGCGAACGCCGACCGCTGCGCCGAGCTCGCCGCGTCCTCGCCGTCGATCGTGACGCCGCTGAACCGCTACATCGGCTACGAGAACGCCGCCAAGGTCGCGAAGACCGCGCTGAAGGACAAGAAGACGATCCGGCAGACCGTGATCGACATGGGGTTCGTCTCCGACGGCACGCTCACCGAGGCACAGCTCGACGATGCGCTCGACCTGCTCTCGATGACCCACCCCTGACGAGTCGCCCGTGGCGGGGCCACGAGTCGCCCATGGCGGGGCCGCGAGTCGCCCGCGGCGGGGCACCACATGCGTCTCGCGGGTCAGGAGGTGCGCCGGGCGACCTGGTAGCCGTCGCGCTCGAGGACGAGCTCCCAGGTCGTGCCGGGGTGCTTCTGCCCGGCGTACGCGACCGCGTCCGGGGCCTGGCCGCCCCACCCCGTCTGGGCGTCGATCACGACCCAGTCGGGGACCGCGTCGCCGACCGTGCCGGTCCAGTACGTGGTCCGGTCGGTGACGAGGTGGGTGATCAGCCCGATGTCGGTCTCGACGCTGGCCCCCTCGGGGACGGTCGCCAGCACCTCCTCGGCCGCAGCGGCGCGCGGGCTCGCCTCCCAGGTCTCGGGCTCGACCAGCCGCGCGAGCGGGTACTGCGCGACCAGGACGAGCGCGATGCCGGCAGCCAGGGTCGGGACGTGCGTCGCGTAGCGCCGCAGCCACGCCGGGCTCCAGCGCGACCAGATGGGCTCCGGTTGCGCGTCCACGTCCGCGGCGACGCCCGTACGAGCCTGGTCGGCGGCGACGCTCGCACGCTCCTCGTCGTCCTCCGGCCCGGAGACGCCGTCACCACGCAGCCGGACGATCGCGTCCAGCATCGCGGCGAACACGACCGGCATCAGGACGAGGGCGTAGTGCCAGTCGGTCCCCCAGTAGTACGGGTTGTCCCCGACGAACCGCCACACCAGCGTCGGACCCGCGACGAGCACCCACGGCGAACGCAGCGCCAGGAACCCGGTGATCCCGAAGGTCAGCAGCAGCGTCGGGAGCTTGTCGTCCCAGCCGGTCCAGAACGTCGTCCACGGACCCGGACCACCCGCGCCGTCGGCGCCGATCACCCCGACGTAGTCGTACCCTCCGCCGGGGTTGAAGGCGGGGATCAGCACGTACAGCGTGAGGAGGAAGCCGCCGAGGCCGAAGAGCGCCGTCGCGATCCCGACACGACGGGCTCCGGAGACCGCGAGCACGCAGCCGATCACGAAGACGGTGAGGCCGAGGTCCTCCTTGACGAGCACCAGCGGGAGCGACCACGCCATCACGGCCACCCAGCGACGCTCGACGTACGCGACGCCGGCGAGCGCGAGGAACAACGCGCCGAAGGCGACCTCGTGGAAGTCGACCCAGACCGCCGAGGCGATCCCGAACGACAGGCCGTACGCGATCCCGACTGCCATCCCGCCGCCGAGCCCGAGCAGGCGCACAGCGGCCCGGGCGATCACCCACACCGACAGCGCGACCAGCACGGCCTGCGCGACCAGGAGGGTGCGGCCGTCGGGGAAGGCCCGGTAGAACGGCGCGACGAGGGCCGTGATCGGCGAGAAGTGGTCGCCGAGGATGTTGTAGCCGGGGCCCTTGATGTCGACGATCGGCGCGCTCAGCCGGGCGTATCCGGCGATCGCCTGCTCGAAGATCGCGTTGTCCCACGACGGCGTCTCGAAGCGGCGGAAGCGCAGGAGCGACAGGGTCGCGTAGGCGGTGCCGCAGAGCACGGCCAGCAGGAGCGGCCCGAGCGCGCCGAGACCCCCGACGCGTCGTCGCGCACCGAGGGTCTCGTCGATCGAGTTCGTGCTCGTCACGGGACCACCGTAGAGGGTCGCCCGTTCCGGCGGCTCAGTACCAGTTGTTGCCCTGCTTGAAGGACCATGCCGAGCACGGGTCGCCGTAGACCGACTGGATGTAGCCGAGGCCCCACTTGATCTGCGTCGCGGGGTTGGTCGCCCAGTCCGAACCGGCCGAGGCCATCTTCTCGCCGGGCAGCGCCTGCGGGATGCCGTACGCGCTGGAGGTCGGGTTGTCGGCGTTCCAGCGCCAGTTGCTCTCGCTGACCCAGAGGCTGTCGAGGCAGCCGAACTGGCTGGAGCTGAACCCGAAGTCACCCATCATCGAGCGGGCGATCTCCCGAGGGTCGAGGTCCTGCATGCTCGCGGTGTCGGTCTGCACGCCGGCGATGTCGGCGGCCTTGCGGGCGGCCTTCGCCTTCGCGGCGCCCACGGCGCTCGGGGCGGTCGCATCGGTCCCGCCGGTCGACTCCAGCGCGCTCCGCCCGGCGGAGCGTGAGGTCTGCGCAGCGTCGTCCCGGTCCGCGATGGCGTCGCCGACCGCACCCGACGCGTCGGCGGCCGCAGCGGAGGGCGTCACGTGCGCGAGCCGGTGCAGTCCGGTGATCGACGCGACGCTGGTCTCCGGGGCCTGCTGGACGGCGCCACTCGCAGCCCCGCTGGTGACGGCGGCGATCGCGAGGCCGCCGACGACGGCGACGGCGCGGCCGCGTCGGGTCCCGAGGCCGGACTTGAGCCGCCCGAGGAGAGGGGTTCGAGGGTCTCCGTGCTCGCCGTCGGCGAGACGGTCGACTCGGGTGGCGCGCTGGTCGCCGCGGATCGCGCGCCGGTCAGCACGGGTCGCGCGCCGTGCGCCGGGGCGCGACGGCGTGGGCCGTTCGGGGGTCACTCAGGCTCCTCCGGGGGTCAGGAACACGAAGCCTCTACCGTGCAGGACCCAGAAACCTGGTTCAACCGGTCATTACGGACATAACGGGACGATCACGGCGCGACACGCGGCCTGACCTGCGGGGATGCGAGAACCTGAGAATTTCAACCAACGGCTCTCAGCCTCGGCCGATCAGGATCCGTCCGACGCGCCGTCGTCGCTGTGCCGCAGGTTCTCGCCCGTCTCCGGCACGAACAGGTGCATCCGGTCAGCCTTCATCACCAGCTCGGCCGACTCGCCCTCCCGGACCCGCGAAGCGGGATCGAGCGAGACGACGATCTGCGACCGCATCTTCTCGCCGTCCAGCTCCTTGGCCAGCTCGTCGAGCTTCGACGAGACCTCCTGCGGCGCGTCGAACGGGATGTAGGCGTACTGCTCGTTGCCGAGCCACTCCACCACGTCGACGTCCGCGCTGAACCGCGTCCCCTCGCTGTCCGACGCCGCCGGCGACGACGCGTCCACGAAGTGCTCGGGGCGGATCCCCGCGATCAGCAGCTCGTGCTGCTTCGCCGCCTCGGCCGCGTCCGACGGGATCGGCACCGTCACGAACGGCAGCTCGAGCTCGTCCCCCTTGACCCGAGCCGGGAGGAAGTTCATCGGCGGCGACCCGATGAAGCCGGCGACGAACAGGTTGACCGGGTTCTCGTACAGCTCGCGCGGCGTCGCCACCTGCTGGAGCTCGCCCTTCTTCAGCAGCGCCACCCGGTCACCGAGCGTCATCGCCTCGGTCTGGTCGTGGGTCACGTAGACGGTGGTGATCCCGAGCTTGCGCTGCAGTCGCGCGATCTCCGTACGCATCTGGCCGCGCAGCTTCGCATCGAGGTTCGACAGCGGCTCGTCGAACAGGAACGCCTTCGCGTCCCGCACGATCGCGCGGCCCATCGCCACCCGCTGACGCTGACCGCCGGACAGGTTCGCCGGCTTGCGCTCGAGGAACTCGGTCAGCTCGAGCGTCTCGGCCGCCTCCTTGACCGCCTTGTCGATCTCCTCGTCACTGGTGCCCTTGCGCAGCCGCAGCGGGAACGCGATGTTCTCGTAGACGTTCAGGTGCGGGTAGAGCGCATAGTTCTGGAAGACCATCGCGAGGTTGCGCTCGCGGGGCGACTTGTCGTTGACGCGGTCGCCCCCGATCACCATGTCGCCCGACGTGATCTCCTCGAGTCCCACGATCATCCGCAGGAGCGTCGACTTCCCGCAGCCGGACGGGCCCACCAGGATCATGAACTCGCCGTCGGCGACGTCCAGGCTGATCCCACGCACCGCCGGGTCGTTGTCGCCGTACTGCTTGACGATGTTCTTCATGGCGATGTCGGCCATCGAGATTCACCCCTTCACTGCGCCGGAGGTGAGGCCGGCGACGATCTTGCGCTGGAACAGCATGACGATGACGAAGATCGGCACGGTCACCACGACCGACGCCGCGGCGATCGCCGCGATCGGCTGATCGAACTGGGAGGCGCCGGTGAAGAACGCCAGCGACGCCGGGACCGGGATCGACGCCGTCGTCGAGCTCAGCGAGATGCCGAAGACGAAGTCGTTCCAGGCGAAGAAGAACGTGATGATCGCAGCGGTGAAGACGCCCGGTGCCGCCAGCGGCACGATCACCTTGCGGAAGGCCTGCCACGAGGTGGCGCCGTCGACCTGCGCCGCCTGCTCCATCTCCCACGGGATCTCACGGAAGAACGCCGACAGCACCCAGATCGACATCGGCAGCGTGAACGAGAGGTACGGGATGATCAGGCCGATCCACGTGTCGTAGATCCCGAGCGTGCGCCACATGTCGAACAGCGGCCCGACCAGCGCCACCACAGGGAACATCGCGATCGCCAGCGCGATCGAGAGCACGAACTTCTTGCCCCTGAACCGCAGCCGCGCCACCGCGTACGCCGCGAACGTCGCGAGCACCACCGAGATCGTCGTCGAGATGATCGAGATTCCGGTGGAGTTGATCAGCGCGCGCTGGAACAGCTCGAACTGGAAGACGGTCTCGTAGTTGGCGAACCCGGGGTCGTGCGGGAGGAAGCCGCCCTGGTTGACGTCGGCGTTGCCGCCCTTGAGCGACAGCGAGACGAGGTACACCACCGGCGTGAGGGTGTACAGCACGATCAGCTCGGCACCGACCACCGACCCCATGGACACCTGCGGTGCCGCCTCACCGATCAGGAGACCGACGACGCCGGTGATCACGAAGACGGTGCCGACGATCAGCCACAACCACAGGTCGGGCGACTCGATCGCCAGGACCCCGATCGCGGCGAACGCCAGCCCGATCACGATCGCGACGAACGACCAGATCACGCGGGACTTGCGACGCGGTGACATCTACTCCCCCCTCACCTGGCTCAGATCCACCCGGAACGCCTTCATCAACCCGAACGCGACCACGAGCACCGACAGGAACAGCAGCACCGACATCGCCGACCCGAGCCCGAGCTCGACACGCTGGATCATCGCGTTGTAGACCAGGCCCGACGGTGGCGCCGTGCCGTTCGCGAAGCCGGTCATGATGAACGGGCTGTCGAAGATGCGGTAGGCGTCCAGCGCCCGGAAGAGGACCGCGACCATGATCGCCGCACGCATCGACGGCAGGATCACCTTGTACAGCCGCTGCCACCAGGTCGCACCGTCCACGGTCGCCGCCTCGACCGCGTCGTTCGGGACCTGGGACAGCCCGGCGAGCAGCAGCAGCGAGATGAACGGCGTCGTCTTCCAGATCTCGGCGAGGCAGATCACCATGATCGAGCCCCAGAAGTTGTCGAACGGCGTCGTGCTCGGGTCCAGGTGGAGCCACTGGTTCACGAACCCGGTGGTCGGCTGGAACGCGTACAGCCACGCGTACGCCGAGACGACGGTGATGATGCCGTACGGCACGAGGATCGAGGACCGTACGAGACCGCGCGCGACCAGGATGCTGTTCATCACCATCGCGAAGCCGAAGCCGATCACGAGCTCGACCGAGACCGTCACGACCATGATGAAGACCGCGACGAAGACGGCGCGCCACCACAGCGGGTCGCTCAGGACCACCCAGTAGTTGGTCAGGCCGACCCACTCACGGTCGTCGGGCGCGGTCAGCCGGTAGCTGAACAGCGACAGGTACAGCGCCCGCAGCATCGGCCACGCGGTGACCAGGAGCATCACCGCGACCGCCGGGCCCGCGAGCTTCCACGCGAGCCGGTTCTCGGCCGCCTCGGGAGTGCGCTCCCGCGTCTTCACCCGGCGGCCAGGCGCCGCCGTCGTGGATGCCATCGCTCATCGCCTCCCGTTCACAGCAGGGCCTGCCCTTGAAGGACGTCGGTGATGTACTGCTGCGACTCCGCCGGGGTCGTGTCGGGGTCGACCGACGACGGCGGGTGCCAGCTGGAGTACAGCGCCGTGGAGATGTCGCTCCAGTACGGCGTCAGCGGCCGGGGCGCGGCTGCATCGATGCTCTCGCGCCACAGGTCGGCCATCGGGTACGCGTCGGTCAGCTCGGGGTCGTCGTACGCGGCCTCACGGGCCGGCTGGTTGCCGGACGAGAGCGCGTAGGTCTTCTGGCTCTCCTCCGAGGTGATGCACGCGGCCGCCTCGTACGCGAGGTCGGTGTGCTTGCCGTAGCTGGAGACACCGAGGTTGATCCCGCCGTACGGCGGCCGGCTCTCGTCGCCGTCGGTCGTCCGGGGATAGCGGGCCCACGCGAGGTCGTCGATGAAGCCCGCGACGTTCGGGTCCGCGTACAGATAGGTCCAGTTGACGATGAACCCACCGTCGTCCGCGGAGAACGTGGCGACCGTGCCGCCCTCGTCGGCGTTCGACATGCCGGCGGGCGCGGCCGGCGAGTTCGCGAGCTTCGAGATCACCTCGGCCGCGGCCTTGCCGGCCGGGGTGTCGATCGTGATCTTCGCGTCCTTGCCGGCTTCGGGATCCTCCACGATCTGACCGCCGGCCCCGGAGATCAGCGCGTTGATCCAGACGGAGTAGCCCTCGTACCGCTTCGACTGCACGCTCACCGTGGTGTCGGTCTGCACGGCGGCGTCGATGATCTGGTCCCAGGTCACCGGCTGCTCCATGTCGAGCCCGGCCTGCTCCGCCACGGACTTGCGGTACCAGAGGATCTGCGTGTTGGACCACAGCGGCACCGCGACGAGCTCGTCGTCGTACGTCGCCGCGTCGATCGCACCCTCGAGCATCCCCTCGGAGAGCTGGCTCTGCTGCTCGGAGCTCATCGGCTCCAGGAACCCGGCGTTCGCGAACTCCGCGGTGAACGCGGGGTCGAGACTCATCATGTCGATCGAGTCGTCCTCGGCCGCGAGCCGGCGGACGAGCTGCTCGCGCTGCTGCGACGCGTCGTTGGGGAGAAGCTCGACCTCGATCTCGTAGTCCCCCTGTGCGGCCTCGGTGCACTGGAGCGCGAGGTAGGCCT harbors:
- a CDS encoding carbohydrate ABC transporter permease, with the translated sequence MASTTAAPGRRVKTRERTPEAAENRLAWKLAGPAVAVMLLVTAWPMLRALYLSLFSYRLTAPDDREWVGLTNYWVVLSDPLWWRAVFVAVFIMVVTVSVELVIGFGFAMVMNSILVARGLVRSSILVPYGIITVVSAYAWLYAFQPTTGFVNQWLHLDPSTTPFDNFWGSIMVICLAEIWKTTPFISLLLLAGLSQVPNDAVEAATVDGATWWQRLYKVILPSMRAAIMVAVLFRALDAYRIFDSPFIMTGFANGTAPPSGLVYNAMIQRVELGLGSAMSVLLFLSVLVVAFGLMKAFRVDLSQVRGE
- a CDS encoding carbohydrate ABC transporter permease; translation: MSPRRKSRVIWSFVAIVIGLAFAAIGVLAIESPDLWLWLIVGTVFVITGVVGLLIGEAAPQVSMGSVVGAELIVLYTLTPVVYLVSLSLKGGNADVNQGGFLPHDPGFANYETVFQFELFQRALINSTGISIISTTISVVLATFAAYAVARLRFRGKKFVLSIALAIAMFPVVALVGPLFDMWRTLGIYDTWIGLIIPYLSFTLPMSIWVLSAFFREIPWEMEQAAQVDGATSWQAFRKVIVPLAAPGVFTAAIITFFFAWNDFVFGISLSSTTASIPVPASLAFFTGASQFDQPIAAIAAASVVVTVPIFVIVMLFQRKIVAGLTSGAVKG
- a CDS encoding DUF2079 domain-containing protein — translated: MTSTNSIDETLGARRRVGGLGALGPLLLAVLCGTAYATLSLLRFRRFETPSWDNAIFEQAIAGYARLSAPIVDIKGPGYNILGDHFSPITALVAPFYRAFPDGRTLLVAQAVLVALSVWVIARAAVRLLGLGGGMAVGIAYGLSFGIASAVWVDFHEVAFGALFLALAGVAYVERRWVAVMAWSLPLVLVKEDLGLTVFVIGCVLAVSGARRVGIATALFGLGGFLLTLYVLIPAFNPGGGYDYVGVIGADGAGGPGPWTTFWTGWDDKLPTLLLTFGITGFLALRSPWVLVAGPTLVWRFVGDNPYYWGTDWHYALVLMPVVFAAMLDAIVRLRGDGVSGPEDDEERASVAADQARTGVAADVDAQPEPIWSRWSPAWLRRYATHVPTLAAGIALVLVAQYPLARLVEPETWEASPRAAAAEEVLATVPEGASVETDIGLITHLVTDRTTYWTGTVGDAVPDWVVIDAQTGWGGQAPDAVAYAGQKHPGTTWELVLERDGYQVARRTS
- a CDS encoding ABC transporter ATP-binding protein, translated to MADIAMKNIVKQYGDNDPAVRGISLDVADGEFMILVGPSGCGKSTLLRMIVGLEEITSGDMVIGGDRVNDKSPRERNLAMVFQNYALYPHLNVYENIAFPLRLRKGTSDEEIDKAVKEAAETLELTEFLERKPANLSGGQRQRVAMGRAIVRDAKAFLFDEPLSNLDAKLRGQMRTEIARLQRKLGITTVYVTHDQTEAMTLGDRVALLKKGELQQVATPRELYENPVNLFVAGFIGSPPMNFLPARVKGDELELPFVTVPIPSDAAEAAKQHELLIAGIRPEHFVDASSPAASDSEGTRFSADVDVVEWLGNEQYAYIPFDAPQEVSSKLDELAKELDGEKMRSQIVVSLDPASRVREGESAELVMKADRMHLFVPETGENLRHSDDGASDGS
- a CDS encoding extracellular solute-binding protein, with the protein product MIGRRGRRAVLGLTALMVAGGLAACGSDSGSGDTPVLTWYINPDVSNLEPYVTDEDGNQQPGGQAYLALQCTEAAQGDYEIEVELLPNDASQQREQLVRRLAAEDDSIDMMSLDPAFTAEFANAGFLEPMSSEQQSQLSEGMLEGAIDAATYDDELVAVPLWSNTQILWYRKSVAEQAGLDMEQPVTWDQIIDAAVQTDTTVSVQSKRYEGYSVWINALISGAGGQIVEDPEAGKDAKITIDTPAGKAAAEVISKLANSPAAPAGMSNADEGGTVATFSADDGGFIVNWTYLYADPNVAGFIDDLAWARYPRTTDGDESRPPYGGINLGVSSYGKHTDLAYEAAACITSEESQKTYALSSGNQPAREAAYDDPELTDAYPMADLWRESIDAAAPRPLTPYWSDISTALYSSWHPPSSVDPDTTPAESQQYITDVLQGQALL